One Phenylobacterium hankyongense DNA segment encodes these proteins:
- the gap gene encoding type I glyceraldehyde-3-phosphate dehydrogenase: MPVRVAINGFGRIGRLVLRSIVEHARRDIEVVAINDLGSVETNAHLLRYDSVHGRFPGTVTTGEDWIDVGLGKIKVTAIRNPAELPHAALNVDIALECTGLFTSREKAADHLKAGAKRVIVSAPADGVDKTIVYGVNHETLTKDDLVISNASCTTNCLAPVARVLQDLCGIERGYMTTIHSYTGDQPTLDTLHKDLYRARAAAMSMIPTSTGAAKALGLVIPELKGKLDGSSIRVPTPNVSVVDLTFVPGRGVTVEEINAAMEAAAAKGPLKGILAVTKDPLVSIDFNHIAASSTLALPQTQMIDGGLGRVLSWYDNEWGFSTRMSDTAVALAKLI; encoded by the coding sequence ATGCCCGTTCGCGTCGCCATCAACGGTTTCGGCCGCATCGGCAGGCTGGTCCTGCGCTCGATCGTCGAACACGCGCGCCGCGACATCGAGGTGGTGGCGATCAACGACCTGGGCTCGGTGGAGACCAACGCCCACCTGCTGCGCTACGACAGCGTGCACGGCCGCTTCCCCGGCACGGTCACCACCGGCGAAGACTGGATCGATGTCGGGCTGGGTAAGATCAAGGTCACCGCGATCCGCAATCCGGCCGAGCTGCCGCACGCCGCGCTGAACGTCGACATCGCGCTGGAGTGCACCGGCCTGTTCACCAGCCGCGAGAAGGCCGCCGACCACCTGAAGGCCGGCGCCAAGCGGGTGATCGTCTCGGCCCCCGCCGACGGCGTCGACAAGACCATCGTCTATGGGGTCAACCACGAGACCCTGACCAAGGACGACCTGGTCATCTCCAACGCCTCGTGCACCACCAACTGCCTGGCGCCGGTGGCGCGCGTGCTGCAGGACCTCTGCGGGATCGAGCGTGGCTACATGACCACGATCCACTCCTACACCGGCGACCAGCCGACCCTGGACACCCTGCACAAGGACCTCTACCGCGCCCGCGCCGCGGCGATGTCGATGATCCCGACATCCACCGGCGCGGCCAAGGCGCTGGGCCTGGTGATCCCGGAGCTGAAGGGCAAGCTGGACGGCTCGTCGATCCGGGTGCCGACCCCGAACGTCTCGGTGGTCGACCTGACCTTCGTGCCCGGCCGCGGCGTGACCGTGGAGGAGATCAACGCCGCCATGGAGGCCGCCGCCGCCAAGGGGCCGCTGAAGGGCATCCTGGCGGTGACCAAGGACCCGCTGGTGTCCATCGACTTCAACCACATCGCCGCCTCCTCGACCCTCGCCCTGCCGCAGACGCAGATGATCGACGGCGGGCTCGGCCGGGTGCTCTCCTGGTACGACAACGAGTGGGGCTTCTCGACGCGGATGAGCGACACCGCCGTCGCGTTGGCGAAGCTGATCTGA
- the purT gene encoding formate-dependent phosphoribosylglycinamide formyltransferase has product MRLGTPLSPTAVKVMLLGSGELGKEVAIELQRLGCEVIAVDRYADAPAMQVAHRSHVIAMTDAAALRAVVEAERPHLIVPEIEAIATDELVRIEAEGLATVIPTARATQLTMNREGIRRLAAEQLQLPTSAYAFASSEAELARAAAEVTGFPCFVKPVMSSSGKGQSYVERPEQIAEAWRYALEGGRVEQPRVIVEGRVEFDFEITQLTVRSRAADGGIVTSFCAPIGHRQVKGDYVESWQPQAMSPTALERARRIAGQVTAELGGLGLFGVELFVKGDEVLFSEVSPRPHDTGLVTLVTQHQSEFALHARAILGLPVDAGLREPGASAVIYGGLEARAIAFEGVAEALAVPGADLRLFGKPESFARRRMGVALARGADVDEARGRARDAAARVRPVAG; this is encoded by the coding sequence ATGCGCCTCGGCACGCCGCTCTCGCCCACCGCCGTGAAGGTGATGCTGCTGGGCTCCGGCGAGCTCGGCAAGGAGGTGGCGATCGAGCTGCAGCGGCTGGGCTGCGAGGTGATCGCCGTCGACCGCTACGCCGACGCCCCGGCCATGCAGGTGGCGCACCGCAGCCACGTCATCGCCATGACCGACGCGGCCGCCCTGCGCGCCGTCGTCGAGGCCGAGCGGCCGCACCTGATCGTGCCGGAGATCGAGGCCATCGCCACCGACGAGCTGGTGCGGATCGAGGCCGAGGGGCTGGCGACCGTGATCCCGACGGCCCGCGCCACCCAGCTGACCATGAACCGCGAGGGCATCCGCCGCCTCGCCGCCGAACAGCTGCAGTTGCCCACCAGCGCCTACGCCTTCGCCTCCTCGGAGGCCGAACTGGCCAGGGCGGCGGCCGAAGTGACCGGCTTCCCCTGTTTCGTGAAGCCGGTGATGTCCTCCTCGGGCAAGGGCCAGTCCTACGTCGAGCGCCCTGAGCAGATCGCCGAGGCCTGGCGCTACGCCCTGGAAGGCGGCCGGGTCGAACAGCCGCGGGTGATCGTCGAGGGCCGGGTCGAGTTCGACTTCGAGATCACCCAGCTCACGGTGCGCTCGCGCGCGGCCGACGGCGGGATCGTCACCAGCTTCTGCGCGCCGATCGGCCACCGGCAGGTGAAGGGCGACTATGTGGAGAGCTGGCAGCCGCAGGCCATGAGCCCGACGGCGCTGGAGCGCGCCCGGCGGATCGCCGGCCAGGTGACCGCCGAGCTCGGCGGCCTCGGCCTGTTCGGCGTCGAGCTGTTCGTGAAGGGCGACGAGGTGCTGTTTTCCGAGGTCAGCCCGCGGCCGCACGACACCGGCCTGGTGACGCTGGTCACCCAGCACCAGAGCGAGTTCGCCCTGCACGCCCGCGCCATCCTCGGCTTGCCGGTGGACGCCGGCCTGCGCGAGCCGGGCGCCAGCGCGGTGATCTACGGCGGCCTCGAGGCGCGCGCGATCGCCTTCGAGGGCGTCGCCGAGGCGCTCGCCGTGCCCGGCGCGGACCTGCGGCTGTTCGGCAAGCCGGAGAGCTTCGCGCGCCGGCGCATGGGCGTCGCCCTGGCCCGCGGCGCCGACGTCGACGAGGCCCGGGGACGGGCGCGGGATGCGGCGGCGAGGGTGCGGCCGGTCGCCGGCTGA
- the tkt gene encoding transketolase, with protein sequence MPAPLKTMADAIRVLSMDAVEQANSGHPGMPMGMADVATVLWTRFMKYDAARPDWADRDRFVLSAGHGSMLLYSLLHLSGGKAVSLDQIRNFRQLGSNTPGHPEWGHTPGVETTTGPLGQGLATAVGMAIAERHLAARFGADLVDHRTWVLAGDGCLMEGVSHEAISLAGRLKLSRLCVLWDDNRITIDGAVGLSDATDQVARFKAAGWAVKAIDGHDVGQIRRAFAWAVRQDKPTLIACRTTIGKGSPNFEGTHDVHGKALGKAEVVATREALGWPHDPFVVPDEVYRPWRAAGRRGRKELKAWEARLAASPQKAEFERAVAGELPKHAFARLDQFIAEAETKAPAAATRQHSGAVLETIFGEIPDLVGGSADLTGSNNTYVKNTPILDAPDYSGRYVNYGVREFGMAAAMNGMALHGGTIPYGGTFLVFTDYSRPAIRLAALMGVRVVHVGTHDSIGLGEDGPTHQPVEHLAALRAMPNLNVFRPADAVEVAECWKLALEAKRTPSVMALSRQKVPAVRTTVAGENLSARGAYQLAAASLPAQVTIFASGSEVSIAMAARALLEADGVGARVVSTPSWELFAAQPEDYRAAVIGETEVRVAVEAGVRMGWDRFIGADGIFVGMESFGASAPAEVLYEHFGITAQAVASAAKLKLD encoded by the coding sequence ATGCCTGCCCCTTTGAAGACCATGGCCGACGCCATCCGCGTGCTTTCCATGGACGCCGTCGAACAGGCCAACTCCGGGCACCCCGGCATGCCCATGGGCATGGCCGACGTGGCGACGGTGCTGTGGACCAGGTTCATGAAGTACGACGCCGCGCGGCCCGACTGGGCCGACCGCGACCGCTTCGTGCTGTCGGCGGGCCACGGCTCGATGCTGCTCTACAGCCTGCTGCACCTGAGCGGCGGCAAGGCGGTGAGCCTCGACCAGATCCGCAACTTCCGGCAGCTCGGCTCCAATACCCCGGGCCACCCGGAGTGGGGCCACACCCCGGGCGTGGAGACCACCACCGGCCCGCTCGGCCAGGGCCTGGCCACCGCCGTCGGCATGGCGATCGCCGAGCGCCACCTGGCGGCGCGGTTCGGCGCCGACCTGGTGGACCACCGCACCTGGGTGCTGGCCGGCGACGGCTGCCTGATGGAGGGCGTCAGCCACGAGGCGATCAGCCTGGCGGGACGGCTGAAGCTCTCGCGGCTGTGCGTGCTCTGGGACGACAACCGCATCACCATCGACGGCGCGGTCGGCCTGTCCGACGCCACCGACCAGGTGGCCCGCTTCAAGGCCGCCGGCTGGGCGGTCAAGGCCATCGACGGCCATGACGTCGGCCAGATCCGCCGGGCGTTCGCCTGGGCGGTGCGCCAGGACAAGCCGACGCTGATCGCCTGCCGCACCACCATCGGCAAGGGCTCGCCCAACTTCGAGGGCACCCACGACGTGCACGGCAAGGCGCTAGGCAAGGCCGAGGTGGTCGCCACCCGCGAGGCCCTCGGCTGGCCGCATGACCCCTTCGTGGTGCCGGACGAGGTCTACCGCCCCTGGCGCGCCGCCGGCCGCCGCGGCCGCAAGGAGCTGAAGGCCTGGGAGGCCCGCCTCGCCGCTTCGCCGCAGAAGGCCGAGTTCGAACGGGCCGTCGCCGGCGAGCTGCCCAAGCACGCCTTCGCCCGGCTGGACCAGTTCATCGCCGAGGCCGAGACCAAGGCGCCGGCCGCCGCCACCCGCCAGCACTCCGGCGCGGTGCTGGAGACCATCTTCGGCGAGATCCCCGACCTGGTCGGCGGCTCCGCCGACCTCACCGGCTCCAACAACACCTACGTCAAGAACACCCCGATCCTGGACGCGCCGGACTACTCGGGCCGCTATGTGAACTACGGCGTGCGCGAATTCGGCATGGCCGCGGCGATGAACGGCATGGCCCTGCACGGTGGGACGATCCCCTACGGCGGCACGTTCCTGGTGTTCACCGACTACAGCCGCCCGGCGATCCGGCTGGCGGCCCTGATGGGCGTCCGCGTGGTCCACGTCGGCACCCACGACTCCATCGGCCTCGGCGAAGACGGTCCGACCCACCAGCCGGTGGAGCACTTGGCCGCCCTGCGCGCCATGCCCAACCTCAACGTCTTCCGCCCGGCCGATGCGGTGGAGGTCGCCGAGTGCTGGAAGCTGGCGCTGGAGGCCAAGCGCACCCCCTCGGTCATGGCCCTGTCGCGCCAGAAGGTGCCCGCGGTGCGCACCACCGTCGCCGGCGAGAACCTCTCCGCCCGCGGCGCCTACCAGCTGGCCGCCGCCAGCCTCCCGGCCCAGGTGACGATCTTCGCCTCCGGCTCGGAAGTCTCCATCGCCATGGCCGCCCGCGCGCTGCTGGAAGCCGACGGCGTCGGGGCGCGGGTGGTCTCGACCCCGTCGTGGGAGCTGTTCGCGGCCCAGCCTGAGGACTATCGCGCCGCGGTCATCGGCGAGACCGAGGTCCGGGTCGCCGTCGAAGCCGGCGTCCGCATGGGCTGGGACCGCTTCATCGGCGCGGACGGGATCTTCGTGGGCATGGAGAGCTTCGGCGCCAGCGCCCCGGCCGAGGTCCTCTACGAGCACTTCGGCATCACCGCCCAGGCGGTGGCCTCGGCCGCCAAGCTCAAGCTGGACTGA
- a CDS encoding DUF4164 family protein: MIRDTAGESALDLAAKRLERAVAMLEHRLAERLKTAGAEAGGLFDQDRAKLAAELDQARARERELEAAGAEASAALGRAILEIRAALNDAPPAAEH, encoded by the coding sequence ATGATCCGGGACACCGCGGGCGAGAGCGCGCTCGATCTGGCCGCCAAGCGGCTGGAGCGGGCCGTCGCAATGCTGGAACATCGACTGGCGGAGCGGCTGAAGACCGCGGGCGCCGAGGCGGGCGGCCTGTTCGACCAGGACCGGGCCAAGCTGGCCGCCGAGCTGGACCAGGCCCGCGCCCGGGAGCGCGAGCTGGAGGCGGCCGGGGCCGAGGCCTCTGCGGCGCTAGGCCGCGCCATCCTGGAAATCCGCGCGGCGCTCAACGATGCGCCGCCGGCCGCGGAGCACTAG
- a CDS encoding cell division protein ZapA, with protein MSQITIDVNGRPYTVGCEDGQEQHLLELARLFDRQVRQVSQDMGQLGDTRLFLMGALLLADELADARGRLTNVQAELARLQSERARLETRAVSALESAAKRIEKLAAEDA; from the coding sequence ATGTCGCAGATCACCATCGACGTGAACGGCCGGCCCTACACCGTCGGCTGCGAGGACGGCCAGGAGCAGCACCTGCTGGAGCTGGCGCGGCTGTTCGACCGGCAGGTGCGGCAGGTCAGCCAGGACATGGGCCAATTGGGCGACACCCGGCTGTTCCTGATGGGCGCCCTTCTGCTGGCCGACGAGCTGGCGGATGCGCGCGGCCGGCTGACCAACGTGCAGGCCGAGCTCGCCCGCCTGCAATCCGAGCGCGCCCGGCTCGAGACCCGGGCCGTCTCGGCCCTGGAATCCGCCGCCAAGCGGATCGAGAAGCTCGCGGCCGAAGACGCCTGA
- a CDS encoding 5-formyltetrahydrofolate cyclo-ligase — MNLVTDKTALRARLRDRRRRLGAEVPGAAARAAALLPLERLPPFAAFSGYFPLGTELDPRPLMLRLAENGATPSLPVAVSRDEALEFRLWDPRDGLEPDSFGIPSPPAWADAVVPDLVIAPVLGFDRLGHRLGQGAGHYDRTLANLRAARPVFVIGLAYSGQEVDRLPVEPHDQRLDAILTETGYIEVG, encoded by the coding sequence GTGAACTTGGTTACGGACAAGACCGCCCTTCGAGCGCGCCTGCGCGACCGGCGCCGTCGGCTGGGGGCCGAGGTTCCGGGCGCCGCCGCCCGCGCCGCGGCCCTGCTGCCGCTGGAGCGCCTGCCGCCCTTCGCGGCGTTCAGCGGCTACTTTCCCCTGGGCACGGAGCTCGATCCGCGGCCGCTGATGCTGCGGCTGGCGGAGAACGGCGCGACGCCGTCGCTGCCGGTGGCGGTGAGCCGTGACGAGGCGCTGGAGTTCCGGCTCTGGGATCCGCGCGACGGGCTGGAGCCGGACTCCTTCGGCATCCCCTCGCCGCCGGCCTGGGCCGACGCCGTGGTCCCCGACCTGGTGATCGCCCCGGTGCTCGGCTTCGACCGCCTCGGCCATCGCCTGGGCCAGGGCGCCGGCCACTATGACCGCACGCTGGCGAACCTTCGGGCGGCCCGGCCCGTTTTCGTGATCGGCCTCGCCTATTCCGGCCAGGAGGTCGACCGCCTGCCTGTCGAGCCGCACGACCAGCGGCTCGACGCCATCCTGACCGAGACGGGCTATATCGAGGTCGGATAA
- a CDS encoding TIGR00282 family metallophosphoesterase, whose amino-acid sequence MRFAFFGDVVGRSGREGLAEHLPGLRRRLGLEFVIVNAENAAAGFGITEATARELFDAGADCLTLGNHSWDQKEALTYIVREPRLIRPANYSAFSDAPGRGAQLFETDSGKRILVINVLGRVNMDALDDPFAAVDRELEAAPLGAVADAVVVDIHAEATSEKMAMGHFCDGRASLVVGTHTHVPTADCQILPGGAGYQTDAGACADYDSVIGNQKEEPLRRFTTRISGGRYKPAEGPATICGVFVETDNATGLARRIEPIRVGGRLSQHVPAVEVLAAG is encoded by the coding sequence ATGCGCTTTGCTTTCTTTGGGGATGTGGTCGGCCGCTCGGGCCGCGAGGGCCTGGCCGAGCACCTGCCGGGCCTGCGCCGGCGCCTGGGCCTGGAGTTCGTGATCGTCAACGCGGAGAACGCGGCCGCCGGGTTCGGCATCACCGAGGCCACGGCCCGCGAGCTGTTCGACGCCGGCGCCGACTGCCTGACGCTCGGCAATCACTCCTGGGACCAGAAGGAGGCGCTGACCTACATCGTCCGCGAGCCGCGGCTGATCCGCCCCGCCAACTATTCGGCCTTCTCCGATGCGCCCGGCCGCGGCGCGCAGCTGTTCGAGACCGACTCCGGCAAGCGGATCCTGGTGATCAACGTGCTGGGCCGCGTGAACATGGACGCCCTGGACGACCCGTTCGCCGCCGTCGACCGGGAGCTGGAGGCCGCGCCGCTGGGCGCCGTCGCCGACGCGGTGGTGGTCGACATCCACGCCGAGGCCACCTCCGAGAAGATGGCCATGGGCCACTTCTGCGACGGGCGCGCGAGCCTGGTGGTGGGCACCCACACCCATGTGCCGACCGCCGATTGCCAGATCCTGCCGGGCGGCGCCGGCTACCAGACCGACGCCGGCGCCTGCGCCGACTACGACAGCGTCATCGGCAACCAGAAGGAAGAGCCGCTCAGGCGCTTCACCACCCGCATCTCCGGCGGCCGCTACAAGCCCGCCGAGGGTCCGGCCACCATCTGCGGGGTGTTCGTGGAGACCGACAACGCCACCGGCCTGGCGCGCCGGATCGAGCCGATCCGCGTCGGCGGCAGGCTGTCCCAGCACGTGCCCGCGGTGGAAGTCCTCGCCGCCGGCTAG